One window of Pseudacidobacterium ailaaui genomic DNA carries:
- a CDS encoding TonB-dependent receptor domain-containing protein, whose product MRYAKAIFMLLFLASAQQLTPIGFAQQTLGRINGTVSDPSGAVIKQTSVTVTNMQTGAVRKVQTQSNGTYVVQDLPIGMYSLTFEHEGFSTENISNIAVKADRSVTLNVQLKPGSVSTSVEVLATPLLNSVDTTNGYVLDSGQISALPLGTGSFTQLATLSPGVSADFLSDTGTNTGLGNQNIWANGQRLSSNTFTFNGVMANNLFNGASSSQVSANRAVLNTGESFQNGGTIRTNTSIYDAIGEALPTPPQETIAEMRVNTSMFDVSQGDTAGAHIDVTTKSGSNQFHGALFGTFGNAALNADPFFYKQNSLPTPDLHRYDAGAGLGGPIKKDKLFFYAAYQYTRARDQLNSLSQFHVPSSLTDDRSASGLQPLVVQAGLPASTQIDPVALKFLQAKVGSAYLIPSPTTSDPNAAYNVTIAGPASRFQADRALLNMDYDITKSDTLTGKYYYQHDPTESPYSSTPLLGFPQTFNSGSQTFALENTKIFGPNLSWDATFGFLRMVVGSYTAQPFGPDAVGINVFGSPYLPAVSARNFDTNGNTLDIGPSSNFANTGFAQNTFEGTSNLNWVLGHHTLTFGANYDFTQLNILNRANQVATLGFNSLKNFLQGAPLRSSSSAYFVGPTNRYYRAPQVGAYAQDKWQVTPKLTMTAGIRYDYDAGLYEKFGHLVNFDPSKYQYDLSTDTITNSGLIVAANNKQYATPGASKSTLTQRQWGLAPRVGLAYSPRPNIVWRAGFGIYYDRGEYFTNFSPSAGFGFNGPFGVTLQPPFVQQVTSTSSSTFENPFGTTPPVVDTNPADFIKNLPNQQALENGATPYLFGAYALNNKLPYTENWSLDWQWQLRSDIAVTIGYTGNHGVRQTIPLPFNEPEVATPSHPVNGQIYSYGYNATDAAGNVLLSEPYNTSTGGNTDLRAPYIGYSPNSVAWTTAGISHYNALLASAQKTFKNGLNFLVSYTWSHALDESSGYGLFYNGNDPRNLRSGYGSSDFDRTHVVTASYTYMLPKFVRSNSLVSKVVNGWGMTGIVTFQSGQPYNVYDFSGTVGSIFFASNDFLTNPILPLYPGVSPHQALTGHSGAFANFNGQTVNPQNVAFKPSAFTYPTLQPGESGVPPCGPTTAGTIACDTYESTFATGGRNIFRGAFQKRADVSIFKEVQFRDQISVRLGMDVFNVSNTPSFDTPGNNFTGSDFNDPPGITPLGPGADPATFSSQGVGVITNPLGSPRQVQFTGRVSF is encoded by the coding sequence ATGAGATACGCAAAAGCAATTTTTATGTTGCTGTTCCTTGCCAGTGCCCAGCAGCTCACGCCCATCGGATTTGCACAGCAAACACTCGGACGGATCAACGGGACCGTCAGTGATCCTTCGGGCGCTGTTATCAAGCAAACATCCGTAACTGTTACCAATATGCAGACAGGCGCAGTCCGCAAAGTGCAGACGCAAAGCAATGGGACCTATGTCGTGCAGGACCTGCCCATTGGTATGTACAGCCTGACTTTTGAACATGAGGGATTTTCCACGGAAAACATCTCCAATATTGCTGTAAAGGCGGACCGTTCGGTGACGCTGAATGTGCAGCTGAAACCAGGTTCGGTAAGCACCTCCGTGGAAGTCCTGGCGACACCTCTGCTGAACTCAGTCGATACCACCAATGGCTATGTGCTCGACAGTGGACAAATTTCCGCATTACCTCTGGGGACTGGAAGCTTCACGCAACTGGCGACCTTAAGCCCTGGGGTCAGCGCCGATTTCCTCTCCGATACCGGCACGAACACTGGACTGGGGAACCAGAACATCTGGGCCAACGGTCAACGCCTCTCCAGCAACACCTTCACATTTAATGGCGTAATGGCCAACAATCTGTTCAATGGCGCATCTTCAAGCCAGGTAAGCGCGAACCGTGCGGTGCTCAATACAGGCGAATCGTTCCAGAACGGAGGGACCATCCGGACCAACACCTCTATCTACGATGCGATTGGAGAGGCATTACCGACGCCACCGCAGGAGACCATCGCAGAGATGCGGGTAAATACCTCCATGTTTGATGTCTCTCAGGGAGACACAGCGGGCGCGCACATTGATGTCACGACAAAGTCGGGAAGCAATCAGTTTCATGGGGCGCTGTTTGGTACCTTTGGGAATGCAGCGCTCAATGCAGACCCATTCTTCTATAAACAAAACAGCCTGCCCACGCCAGACCTGCACCGTTATGACGCAGGCGCGGGACTTGGCGGCCCCATCAAAAAAGACAAGCTGTTTTTCTACGCGGCCTACCAATATACACGCGCCCGCGACCAGTTGAACTCTTTGAGTCAGTTCCATGTGCCCAGCTCGCTCACGGACGACCGCAGCGCCTCGGGGCTGCAGCCCTTGGTTGTGCAGGCGGGGCTGCCCGCGTCCACGCAGATTGATCCGGTGGCCCTTAAGTTTTTGCAGGCAAAGGTAGGGAGCGCCTATCTGATTCCATCGCCGACTACATCAGACCCGAATGCAGCCTACAACGTCACCATTGCAGGTCCTGCGTCCCGGTTTCAGGCCGACCGCGCATTGCTGAATATGGACTACGACATTACTAAAAGCGACACACTGACCGGGAAATATTATTACCAGCACGATCCTACCGAAAGCCCTTACTCAAGCACACCTCTGCTCGGCTTTCCGCAGACCTTCAATTCCGGAAGCCAGACATTTGCGCTGGAAAATACAAAGATCTTCGGCCCGAACCTCTCCTGGGACGCGACATTTGGTTTCCTGCGGATGGTTGTCGGGTCTTATACGGCCCAGCCCTTCGGGCCAGATGCGGTAGGCATCAACGTGTTCGGCAGTCCTTATCTTCCGGCGGTAAGTGCAAGAAATTTTGATACGAACGGGAACACGCTTGACATCGGCCCCAGCTCGAATTTTGCGAATACGGGCTTTGCGCAGAACACGTTTGAAGGCACGTCCAATCTGAACTGGGTCCTGGGCCACCATACCCTGACCTTTGGTGCGAACTACGATTTCACGCAGCTCAATATTCTGAACCGGGCCAACCAGGTAGCAACCCTGGGTTTTAACTCGCTCAAAAATTTTCTTCAAGGCGCCCCGCTGCGCTCTTCCAGCAGTGCCTATTTTGTAGGACCTACGAATCGCTACTATCGGGCCCCGCAGGTAGGGGCGTATGCGCAGGACAAATGGCAGGTGACGCCAAAGCTTACGATGACTGCGGGCATTCGTTATGACTACGATGCCGGCCTCTACGAGAAGTTTGGCCATCTGGTGAATTTCGACCCCAGTAAGTACCAATACGACCTCTCTACGGACACCATCACGAACAGTGGCCTTATTGTTGCTGCCAATAACAAGCAATATGCAACTCCCGGGGCCAGCAAGTCCACGCTGACCCAGCGGCAATGGGGCCTTGCGCCTCGCGTTGGACTGGCATACAGCCCGAGACCCAACATTGTCTGGCGGGCGGGATTCGGCATCTACTACGACCGCGGCGAATACTTTACCAATTTCTCTCCCAGTGCGGGGTTTGGATTCAACGGACCCTTTGGCGTGACCCTGCAGCCGCCTTTTGTGCAGCAAGTCACTTCGACTTCTTCGAGCACCTTTGAGAATCCTTTTGGCACGACGCCTCCGGTGGTGGATACGAATCCGGCGGACTTTATCAAGAACTTGCCAAATCAGCAGGCCCTGGAAAATGGCGCAACACCGTATCTGTTCGGCGCCTACGCTTTGAACAACAAGCTGCCATACACCGAAAACTGGAGTCTGGACTGGCAGTGGCAACTGCGCTCCGACATCGCAGTCACCATTGGTTACACCGGCAATCACGGAGTGCGGCAAACGATCCCGCTACCTTTCAATGAGCCGGAAGTGGCAACACCTTCGCATCCGGTCAATGGCCAGATCTATTCCTATGGCTATAACGCAACCGATGCGGCGGGAAACGTGCTGCTTTCCGAGCCTTACAATACCTCGACCGGAGGCAATACGGACCTGCGCGCTCCCTATATCGGCTATAGCCCCAACTCGGTGGCGTGGACGACAGCCGGAATCTCACATTACAACGCACTTCTGGCGTCGGCCCAGAAGACCTTTAAAAATGGCCTGAATTTCCTTGTTTCCTACACCTGGTCCCATGCGCTGGATGAGAGCAGCGGTTATGGCTTGTTCTATAACGGCAATGATCCGAGAAATCTGCGTTCAGGGTACGGGTCTTCTGATTTTGACCGCACCCATGTCGTGACAGCCAGTTATACCTATATGTTGCCGAAGTTTGTAAGGAGCAATTCTCTGGTAAGCAAAGTGGTGAATGGATGGGGCATGACTGGCATCGTCACATTTCAAAGCGGTCAACCTTATAACGTCTATGACTTCAGCGGTACGGTAGGTAGTATTTTCTTCGCCTCCAATGATTTTCTTACCAATCCAATTCTTCCGCTCTACCCCGGAGTGAGTCCTCATCAGGCACTTACCGGACACAGCGGTGCATTTGCCAACTTCAACGGCCAGACGGTCAATCCGCAGAACGTAGCTTTTAAGCCGAGCGCATTTACGTACCCTACACTGCAGCCCGGAGAATCGGGTGTTCCTCCCTGCGGGCCAACCACGGCCGGCACCATTGCGTGCGATACCTATGAATCCACATTTGCCACTGGCGGCCGCAACATCTTCCGCGGCGCCTTCCAGAAACGAGCAGATGTGTCCATCTTTAAGGAAGTGCAGTTTCGGGACCAGATTTCGGTGCGATTGGGTATGGATGTATTCAACGTCAGCAATACCCCGAGTTTCGACACACCGGGAAACAACTTCACCGGATCAGACTTCAACGACCCTCCAGGAATAACGCCCCTTGGTCCGGGAGCGGACCCGGCAACCTTCAGCAGTCAGGGGGTTGGCGTCATTACGAATCCGCTGGGGAGCCCCAGGCAGGTGCAGTTTACGGGCAGGGTCAGCTTTTAA
- a CDS encoding VWA domain-containing protein, whose product MFRSLPFCLIMGLALGLYGQATNSVSPRSLVLVPALVEEAPGKIAYGLSAGDFLVKDNGIEQRVQLDPEAEMRPISLLVLIQTGHNAAAQFHKFSHLDALLDSILVHPEDQVALVTFDGTPHLVRGFAADSDDTASALSSIGPGNAEAALFDAVHLAVRAFKGVPDENRRVVLLIADGHDHGSNLSDTASLIRDVSASDLSIYSLCYSPSHRDFLGTLRSLNPLAMTASLMQRNAADALAQLTGGDFYRFDSEKEFEDRVLEIANHIHNAYSLEFRPSNPQPGFHSLQVALRNVRANVVAARSGYWLLPSSPSKGAGGVQ is encoded by the coding sequence ATGTTTCGGTCGTTGCCATTTTGCCTAATCATGGGTCTTGCTCTGGGGCTCTATGGACAGGCAACGAATTCTGTTTCCCCGCGATCTCTGGTCCTTGTTCCTGCTCTGGTGGAAGAGGCACCGGGGAAAATTGCGTACGGACTTTCTGCGGGAGACTTTTTGGTCAAGGACAATGGTATCGAGCAGCGGGTCCAACTTGATCCTGAAGCCGAAATGCGTCCGATTTCCTTGCTGGTCCTGATTCAGACCGGACACAACGCAGCAGCCCAGTTCCATAAATTCAGTCATCTTGATGCCCTGCTGGACAGTATTCTCGTCCATCCCGAGGACCAGGTGGCCTTGGTTACTTTTGATGGCACGCCACACCTGGTCCGCGGTTTTGCGGCAGACTCTGACGATACGGCGAGCGCATTGAGCTCGATAGGACCCGGGAATGCGGAAGCTGCATTATTTGACGCCGTGCATCTGGCCGTGCGTGCGTTCAAAGGCGTCCCAGATGAAAATCGCCGGGTCGTCCTGCTGATCGCAGACGGACATGATCATGGCAGCAACCTATCTGATACGGCATCTCTTATCCGAGACGTTTCTGCCAGCGACCTTTCAATTTACAGTCTGTGCTACTCTCCCTCGCACCGGGACTTTCTCGGTACGCTCCGCTCACTGAACCCCCTGGCGATGACCGCCAGCCTGATGCAGCGGAACGCGGCAGATGCGCTGGCGCAGCTGACCGGCGGAGATTTTTACCGCTTCGATTCAGAAAAGGAGTTCGAAGACCGCGTCCTTGAAATCGCCAATCATATTCACAATGCATACAGCCTTGAGTTTCGACCCAGCAATCCACAGCCAGGCTTTCATTCTTTGCAGGTTGCATTGAGAAATGTAAGGGCGAATGTTGTTGCTGCGCGGAGTGGCTATTGGCTTCTTCCATCGTCTCCCTCAAAAGGCGCGGGAGGAGTGCAATGA
- a CDS encoding aryl-sulfate sulfotransferase — protein sequence MKRAKLWGRRISLAGALFCLGLVGCGIHVNNTSTTAPQQPPPSQPPPVAGQSGSVTISPQYVALLPGEKQHFTAVAQGGGTLQWSVNGIAGGNASVGVVDSEGNYTAPSTLQLSTNVTITAALASSPQANDATAVVSIIDPGIVTATQNPQVATYSIYLPAPGSVSIKFGPDTNYGLVTWQQSTPSPNGGEVSIYVAGMKGQTLYHMQAQVTLNDGASLTDRDHVFPTGTPPITAPVSASTSNGETPQPGIEMFDTLIPYESAQAFATDLQGNVIWTYSYSDGTRMDAIQPIKLLPNGHFLVLISYASSIALKGAKILPGTVDAVREVDLAGNTVREVTQSALASALAAKGYTFALGSLHHDVLALPNGHWVLLATVSKTFENLPGYPGTTNVLGDVLVDLDQNNQPVWVWNSFDHLDVDRHPYLFPDWTHSNSLLYSSDDHDLLLSVRHQNWIIKIDYADGQGSGRVLWRLGEGGDFKLIGGTDPTDWFYAQHGPDFFSPNTSGVFRLGVMDNGDDREFPGGILCGTQGAPACYSSAPVYQIDESAMTATLLSHYTLPANLYSYFGGNVQDLANGDLKADFCATTGGSLVQELNMDGPSPQVVWQARTRGTVQYRTERLPSLYPGVQW from the coding sequence ATGAAGAGAGCAAAACTCTGGGGCCGGCGTATTTCCCTGGCAGGGGCCCTGTTCTGCCTGGGTCTGGTCGGGTGCGGCATTCACGTCAACAACACAAGTACGACCGCCCCGCAGCAGCCCCCTCCCAGCCAGCCTCCTCCGGTTGCAGGGCAAAGCGGCTCGGTGACGATCAGCCCGCAGTATGTGGCCCTGCTGCCGGGAGAAAAACAGCACTTTACGGCGGTTGCGCAGGGCGGCGGTACTCTGCAATGGTCAGTCAATGGCATTGCCGGCGGCAATGCCTCGGTTGGGGTCGTGGACAGCGAGGGAAACTACACGGCCCCATCAACGTTGCAGTTAAGCACGAATGTCACCATCACGGCTGCCCTGGCCTCGTCCCCTCAAGCCAATGATGCGACGGCGGTCGTTTCGATTATTGATCCCGGCATTGTGACTGCCACGCAGAACCCGCAGGTGGCTACATATTCCATCTATCTTCCCGCACCGGGAAGCGTCAGCATAAAATTTGGCCCGGATACGAATTATGGCCTGGTGACCTGGCAACAGTCGACGCCCTCTCCGAATGGCGGTGAGGTCAGCATTTACGTGGCCGGCATGAAGGGGCAGACGCTGTATCACATGCAGGCGCAGGTCACGCTGAACGATGGGGCCTCCCTCACCGATCGCGATCATGTGTTTCCCACGGGAACGCCGCCGATAACGGCCCCAGTCTCTGCCTCCACCTCCAACGGAGAGACGCCGCAGCCCGGAATTGAAATGTTCGATACCCTCATTCCGTATGAAAGCGCGCAGGCATTTGCCACAGACCTGCAAGGCAATGTTATCTGGACCTACAGTTACAGTGACGGGACCAGGATGGACGCAATCCAGCCGATCAAGCTGCTGCCGAACGGGCATTTTCTTGTGCTGATTTCCTATGCTTCTTCGATTGCGCTGAAAGGGGCCAAAATTCTGCCCGGTACGGTAGACGCCGTCCGCGAGGTAGACCTTGCAGGGAACACGGTCCGCGAGGTGACACAATCGGCGCTGGCGTCCGCGCTGGCCGCCAAGGGATATACGTTTGCTTTGGGAAGCCTGCATCATGACGTCCTCGCCTTACCCAATGGACATTGGGTCTTACTTGCGACGGTCAGCAAGACATTTGAAAATCTTCCTGGTTATCCTGGCACTACGAATGTGCTGGGAGATGTGCTTGTGGACCTGGACCAGAACAACCAACCGGTCTGGGTATGGAACTCCTTTGATCATCTGGACGTGGACCGGCATCCGTATCTTTTTCCAGACTGGACCCACAGCAACTCGCTGCTGTACTCCAGTGATGATCATGATCTTCTTCTTTCTGTGCGCCATCAGAACTGGATCATCAAAATTGATTATGCCGATGGCCAGGGATCAGGCAGGGTGCTGTGGCGTCTGGGCGAGGGCGGAGACTTTAAGCTGATAGGCGGGACAGACCCCACAGACTGGTTTTATGCGCAGCACGGCCCAGACTTCTTCAGCCCCAACACCTCGGGGGTCTTCCGCCTGGGAGTCATGGACAATGGAGACGATCGGGAATTTCCGGGCGGCATTCTCTGCGGCACGCAAGGTGCTCCGGCATGTTACTCCAGTGCTCCCGTCTACCAGATCGACGAATCGGCGATGACGGCCACGCTTCTTTCTCACTACACTTTGCCGGCAAATCTTTACAGCTACTTCGGAGGGAATGTACAGGACCTCGCAAATGGCGACCTGAAGGCCGATTTCTGCGCCACTACAGGAGGCTCACTGGTCCAGGAGCTGAATATGGATGGTCCATCGCCGCAGGTGGTCTGGCAGGCGCGGACGAGAGGCACGGTACAGTACCGGACAGAAAGGCTGCCGAGCCTCTATCCGGGAGTCCAGTGGTAG
- a CDS encoding TonB-dependent receptor: MRKFQYVSFLSLFLGFVFSFVPALTAQTASIAGRVTDPSSAAVPEATVVLLPATGAAPWKTTTDANGQYMFTGVAPGSYSLQATKTGFANFRKDNLRLIASQVLTVDVALSLTAVGESVIVHGDVLNGVTPAPTQTEVFQSSQSVRVLDRKKIEVLGPVAGAAQIISLTPGADINGYGNTGATKYTITLNGLNQGWGGYGGYTGGGALAVTFDGVPIMDPATGLWQSDTIPENRMVQNATVTYGPGPAVGRWYTNIGGAVEFTPIQPTARPHADVFLTDGSYFQKSAVVNLASGLWNGWSTVLSLGGGSGNDYRRSPDGFKNPAKDLEIFSKTIKTYGDDSFELGGYYAHSGGYRSQVIPTTPQPGLTMDGTPNTVQYSQQTSGFYSTLPYASYWKYDTNDMALIYARQNLRLDENTSLQNLGWFMRIDRTHYRTNDIYSLGPQEEEWNNPHTDTIGDQLLWSKKIGSMNHLWAGGYFLHALYNTRNNFFNTTNGGSKTTVNIGGKVRDGWFDQDDFALLLQDDFRPVSWLRLTPGLRYVGFQTGYSNHVLQDYRLASGVVLSQRDCTNFYSGTPGNTKDQGANCGAQENRSGVEPSIDANILVRPWLTLYGGYQEALKAPQMGGGGGLFQSVDPSSYLLARDRYYQAGFKVHFEGNQALNTFLVGSSFFHHNYANQEIDVTLGNGDTIANGGTSSYHGVNMFIEDDPISNLHLFSNASLQRAVYTSFVTGAPTVAAGGAAYNGLPVPYVPASTFNIGAYYQFKISQVPVRPMVAFQGVGRQAIFNNVTVLPSSQTMKGYGTLNFGLSAPYRRFELDVTGVNLTDNKYNAYEWISSGGYFGTPTSGYILAYPGAPATVFATLGIHF; this comes from the coding sequence GTGCGTAAGTTTCAGTATGTCTCTTTTCTGTCGTTGTTCCTGGGGTTTGTGTTCAGTTTTGTGCCAGCATTGACGGCCCAGACGGCCAGCATCGCGGGCCGGGTAACGGACCCATCATCGGCTGCGGTCCCGGAAGCAACGGTCGTGCTGCTGCCGGCCACAGGTGCAGCGCCATGGAAGACCACGACAGATGCCAATGGCCAATACATGTTTACTGGTGTTGCGCCAGGCAGTTATTCGCTTCAGGCGACGAAGACAGGCTTCGCGAACTTTCGCAAGGACAACCTTCGGCTGATCGCTAGTCAAGTCCTGACGGTGGATGTGGCGCTCTCACTCACGGCGGTCGGAGAGTCCGTCATTGTGCATGGGGACGTGTTGAACGGCGTCACGCCCGCACCCACGCAGACCGAAGTTTTCCAGAGTAGCCAAAGCGTCCGTGTGCTCGACCGCAAGAAAATCGAGGTACTCGGGCCGGTGGCCGGCGCGGCCCAGATCATTTCCCTGACGCCAGGTGCCGACATCAATGGCTATGGAAACACTGGCGCTACTAAATACACGATCACCCTGAACGGGCTGAACCAGGGTTGGGGCGGCTACGGCGGCTACACAGGCGGCGGCGCACTGGCTGTAACCTTTGATGGTGTGCCGATCATGGACCCGGCGACGGGGTTGTGGCAATCCGACACAATTCCTGAAAACCGCATGGTCCAGAATGCGACGGTGACCTATGGGCCGGGGCCTGCGGTGGGACGGTGGTACACAAACATTGGCGGAGCAGTGGAATTTACACCGATTCAGCCGACGGCCCGTCCCCACGCGGATGTATTTCTCACCGACGGCAGCTACTTTCAGAAGAGTGCGGTTGTGAATTTGGCCAGCGGATTATGGAATGGCTGGTCGACTGTCCTTTCGCTGGGGGGCGGCAGCGGCAATGATTATCGGCGCAGCCCGGACGGCTTTAAGAACCCGGCCAAGGACCTGGAGATCTTTTCCAAGACCATTAAGACCTATGGGGACGATAGTTTCGAGCTCGGTGGCTATTATGCCCATAGCGGCGGTTACCGCTCGCAGGTGATTCCGACTACGCCGCAGCCTGGCCTCACAATGGACGGAACGCCCAACACGGTCCAGTATAGCCAGCAGACTTCAGGCTTCTACAGTACGCTGCCTTATGCCAGCTACTGGAAATACGACACAAACGATATGGCGCTGATTTATGCACGGCAGAACCTCCGCCTGGATGAAAACACCTCTCTGCAGAACCTGGGGTGGTTTATGCGCATTGACCGCACCCACTATCGGACGAACGACATCTACAGCTTGGGGCCGCAGGAAGAGGAGTGGAACAATCCGCACACAGACACGATTGGTGACCAGTTGCTGTGGAGCAAAAAGATAGGGAGCATGAATCATCTGTGGGCAGGGGGATACTTTCTTCATGCGCTCTATAACACGCGCAATAATTTCTTCAATACAACCAATGGAGGCAGCAAGACAACAGTCAATATCGGAGGCAAAGTGCGTGATGGCTGGTTTGATCAGGACGACTTCGCGCTGCTGCTTCAGGATGATTTTCGCCCGGTAAGCTGGCTGCGGTTGACTCCGGGCCTGCGATATGTCGGCTTCCAGACTGGCTATTCGAACCACGTATTGCAGGACTATCGCCTGGCCTCTGGAGTGGTCTTGTCACAGCGGGATTGCACAAACTTTTATAGCGGCACGCCAGGCAATACAAAAGACCAGGGCGCGAACTGCGGAGCGCAGGAGAACCGGAGCGGCGTTGAACCCTCGATCGACGCCAACATACTGGTAAGACCCTGGTTGACCCTTTATGGCGGCTATCAAGAGGCGCTGAAGGCCCCGCAGATGGGCGGAGGCGGCGGGCTGTTCCAGAGCGTGGATCCTTCGAGCTATTTGCTGGCCCGGGACCGCTACTATCAGGCTGGATTCAAGGTCCACTTTGAAGGAAATCAGGCCCTGAATACCTTCCTCGTCGGTTCTTCGTTTTTTCATCACAACTATGCCAACCAGGAAATTGACGTGACCCTGGGCAATGGTGACACCATCGCGAACGGGGGGACTTCGTCTTACCACGGCGTCAATATGTTTATAGAAGACGACCCCATTTCAAACCTGCATCTGTTCAGCAATGCAAGTTTGCAGCGTGCCGTCTATACCTCCTTCGTTACGGGAGCGCCCACGGTAGCGGCTGGAGGCGCGGCCTACAATGGCCTGCCTGTTCCCTATGTGCCGGCCTCAACCTTTAACATCGGGGCCTACTATCAGTTCAAAATCTCACAGGTGCCGGTGCGCCCCATGGTTGCATTTCAGGGTGTGGGAAGACAGGCCATCTTTAATAATGTGACCGTTCTGCCCAGCAGTCAGACCATGAAGGGTTATGGGACACTCAATTTTGGCCTGTCGGCCCCATATCGGCGGTTTGAGCTGGACGTGACTGGCGTGAACCTTACCGATAACAAGTACAACGCGTATGAATGGATCTCGTCGGGCGGCTACTTCGGGACGCCAACCAGCGGATATATCCTGGCTTATCCGGGGGCTCCTGCGACTGTGTTTGCGACCTTGGGAATCCACTTCTAA
- a CDS encoding DUF6677 family protein — protein sequence MASKVQVSARPEQKSSGVPYLALILGWLVPGLGHVVTRHWVRALLLFTSITAMFILGLLMQGKLYHANTGDTLEMLGFAGDLGGGALYILGRIFDFGHGAIQIATADYGTKFIVVSGLLNVISAVDAHNLSIGRKPSC from the coding sequence ATGGCTTCCAAGGTCCAGGTAAGCGCAAGACCGGAGCAAAAGTCCTCCGGTGTCCCTTATTTAGCACTCATTCTGGGATGGCTGGTCCCCGGTCTGGGGCACGTTGTTACCAGGCACTGGGTCCGTGCGCTGTTGCTCTTTACTTCCATCACAGCCATGTTCATTCTTGGTCTTCTGATGCAGGGCAAGCTGTACCATGCCAACACAGGGGACACGCTGGAGATGCTTGGTTTTGCCGGTGATCTGGGCGGTGGAGCGCTTTACATCCTCGGACGTATTTTTGATTTCGGACATGGGGCCATCCAGATCGCTACGGCCGATTATGGAACGAAATTCATTGTGGTCAGTGGTCTTCTGAACGTCATCTCGGCAGTCGATGCGCACAATCTCTCGATTGGCAGGAAGCCCTCATGTTAG
- a CDS encoding acyl-CoA dehydrogenase family protein, with the protein MAFPFKGVDFIGFDALLSEEERLTRDTARQFIEDNLIPIIEECNREGRFPRELVPQMGQLGFFGANLHGYGCAGMSNVEYGLVMQEFERGDSGVRSFVSVQSALVMYPIYTFGSDEQKDYWLPLLARGEKLGCFGLTEPDFGSNPGGMRTRARKVGDEYILNGEKMWITSGTISDVAVIWAKVDDEDGRVRGFLVETDRPGFSAYDVHGKWSLRASVTSGLSLQDVHVPVSNLLPGTDGLKSALMCLNQARYGIGWGAIGAAMSCYDTALQYAQVRKQFRDQPIASHQLVQEKLTWMITEITKAQLLSLQVGRLKDAGKAEHQHISMAKRNNVWMALECARLARDILGGNGITDDYPIMRHMMNLESVKTYEGTHDIHTLIIGQSITGIPAY; encoded by the coding sequence ATGGCCTTTCCATTTAAGGGCGTGGATTTCATCGGCTTTGACGCCCTTCTCAGCGAAGAGGAGCGCCTGACGCGCGATACCGCCCGTCAGTTCATTGAAGACAACCTCATCCCCATCATTGAAGAATGCAACCGCGAAGGTCGCTTTCCACGCGAGCTTGTGCCGCAAATGGGCCAACTCGGCTTCTTTGGCGCCAATCTGCACGGATACGGCTGTGCCGGAATGTCCAACGTGGAATACGGACTGGTGATGCAGGAGTTTGAAAGGGGCGACTCAGGCGTGCGCAGCTTTGTTAGCGTGCAATCGGCCCTGGTCATGTATCCCATCTATACTTTCGGCTCCGATGAGCAGAAGGACTACTGGCTTCCTTTGCTGGCCCGGGGGGAAAAGCTCGGCTGCTTCGGATTAACGGAGCCTGATTTCGGGTCCAATCCTGGCGGGATGAGGACGCGCGCCCGCAAAGTGGGCGATGAGTACATCCTGAACGGCGAAAAGATGTGGATCACCTCCGGGACCATCTCCGATGTTGCAGTCATTTGGGCCAAGGTGGACGACGAGGACGGTCGTGTACGCGGATTCCTGGTAGAGACGGACCGTCCGGGGTTTTCGGCCTACGATGTTCATGGAAAATGGTCGCTGCGCGCCTCGGTCACTTCGGGGCTTTCGCTGCAGGACGTGCATGTTCCAGTGAGCAACCTGCTACCCGGGACCGATGGCCTGAAGTCGGCGCTGATGTGTCTGAACCAAGCGCGGTACGGCATCGGCTGGGGGGCCATCGGCGCCGCGATGTCCTGCTATGACACGGCGCTGCAATACGCGCAGGTGCGCAAGCAGTTTCGCGACCAGCCGATTGCCAGCCACCAGCTTGTGCAGGAGAAGCTGACCTGGATGATTACGGAGATCACCAAGGCGCAGCTGCTTTCGCTCCAGGTGGGCCGCCTGAAGGATGCAGGCAAGGCCGAACACCAGCACATTTCCATGGCCAAACGGAACAATGTGTGGATGGCGCTTGAGTGCGCGCGGCTGGCACGCGACATCCTTGGCGGTAACGGCATTACCGACGACTACCCGATCATGCGCCACATGATGAACCTTGAATCCGTAAAAACTTATGAAGGGACGCATGATATTCATACGCTGATCATCGGCCAAAGCATCACCGGAATTCCCGCGTATTAA